Below is a genomic region from Flammeovirgaceae bacterium SG7u.111.
CATTTCATATCAGGAGCAAATGTGATGTAATGGCAAATACAAATAGCACTGGACTTTGGTTTTCTTCTTCTGAAATACTCTAATCCATATTGAAAAATAATCCCTTGAGCAACCTGCGTGGCATCTACAAACTCCTGCATGCTTCCAGTTGCTTGGGTATTCAGCGCATCAAAATTCAACGTGCGAAACACATCAAAATCGGTCCAGTGGTGGCCCCAACTTGGTCCCGGAGGCCATAGCTCATTTTCAGGAATAAACTTTTTAATGCTTTCCACATTGGGGCAAGAGGAAATAGCAAGTTCGGGCACAGCGGCGAAGTCTTTCTTTTGGAAAAATTGCTCCATATTGCTTCGACCTTCTCCGTAAAACAAGCCATTGGCGTGCGTGCTTTCTTTGGGCTTGAAGCCTAATTCAATTCCCACATGGTCGCTCAATGGCGAAACGGGAATATAATGCAGGTCTGTATAAGGTTTGACCACCTCGCCCAACTCCTTCATCAGGTTCAAATTATGCTCAGGGTCAGAAGCCGTCATCAGGATCTCTTCCCCCCCTTCAATAATCACCATGCACGGGTGATTTCGCAAGTCTTTTACTACTGAAATGGCTTCGGAGAATATCGCGTCTTTGAATTCTTCTGACTTGGGCAAAGATAAACTTGCAATAGGGAGTATATCTTGCCAAACCGTGATACCTTCTCTGTTACAAAGTTCGTAGAAGTAGGGAATTTCTGTGGGATGCCAGCCGAAGATTCGGAGGTTGTTCATGTTCCCTTCCTTCGCCAAGCGAATAAACTCTTCGTATTTTTCATTGCTAGCACGACCGAAGAAAATATCGGGAGGGCCTCCCCACGTTCCAGAGCGGATAAAATGACGCCTTCCATTTATCATCACCGTCCACGGGTTTTCCACTTCGTCTTTTGTGTAACCCGGATTCATTTCCATTTTCAGCTCCCTGATACCAAAAAGCTTATCATGGGCATCTAATAGGTTATCCTTGCTTTTCACAGCAACATTTGCTGTGTATAGGTTCTGGTCTCCTAAATCCCAAGGATACCACAATTTTGCATCCTCAATTTTAAGCGGGATGGTAAACTCATTTTTACCTGGAGCCAAGCTTTTCCTTACGCTTGCTTTATAAGATTTAGATTTAAAATTTTCGCCTTGCACATCTATTTCGATGTCCACAGTTTTATCGGTTGTACCATCATTTTCAATCTCCACTTGGATGCTTAAATCCGCAGAAGATTTTTTCAGGTCGATTTCAGACGTAATGTAGATATCGTTCACCTTTGCCGCTTCATAAGCTTCTAGGCGCACTGGCTTCCAAATTCCTGTTGGCACCAAATCTACCCAATAATCGCCATGCCAAGCTGGCTTTCTTCCCGCTACTTGGCTATATCTCCGTGGAGCAGGATGTAAGCGAATGGCAAGTGTATTTCGTCCTCTGCGTTTGTACTCAAAACTAACAAGGTCGGTAATGTCGAATGAAAACGAAGTGAACATTCCTTCGTGCGAGCCAAGCATTTTTCCATTTACAAACACATCGCAGGCATAGTCCACACCGTCCAATACCAACTCGATTTTTTTACCTTTCATTTCTTCAGGAACATTGAAGATATTCAGGTACCACCACTCGTATTCGTTCACCCATTTGGCTTTCACGCTGTTTCTACCAAAATGAGGATCTTCTATACGCCCGACCCTCCATAAGTCTGTAAACACATCGCCAGGAACATGCGCAGGAGCCCAGTTCAGTGCATCGCCCATATGGTCATAGCTGATTTCGGGGAATTTCTCTTCCATTCCCCTACCCGGCAAAGTCCCCTGCACTTTCCAATGAAAACCGCTCAAATCATGGGTTAGGCGCTTAGGCACATTGGCTGCTGATAGGTTTTGAGCAAAAGCAGGTATATAAAAAAATGGCAGCAATAAGGTAAAAAGAATCGCTTTAACAAAAATGCTTTTCATACTCTCTATTCTTTTAACTTGTTATTTTCCCTTTGGATTCTTTTCAGCTGTTTTGAGCTTAAACGATGGGTATAATGAAACTCAGGACTGTAATTCATGTGATGGTCTTTCATCCCCTGATCGTCAACATCTAGGCTCAAATCGCAGTCGAAACGAAGCAAGATGGTATGGTTGTTTTTCCAGTCGCCTCCTGCGTTAATAATGTGGGAAATACCCCATGTAATCCCTCTTCCATCTTTGGTATCGGTAAAAGCATCGGGAACAAAAGGGCCTGCGGCAACGGGCAATAGTTCTGTAATAGAAGCAATTTCGAAATTCACCCAGTCTTTGGCATACTGAATTGTGTTATGCTCTTGCCCATCCCGCTGAACGATGGCAGCCACACCCTCTTTAAAAGGAAACAGGGTAGTTTCATGCCCTGAATTGATAACCGGATTTAATGGATGCTTTTCAAATGGCCCTAGCGGGTCTTCGGCAATAGCCAAGCCTTGCATGCGGATTTTTGAAGGTTTCAGCTCAGGACGTTTATCGAAGTCACCTTTGTAGTACAAATAGATTTTTCCATCATGCACCAACGGATAGGGATCGTGAATAGAATATTGATCCCAAGAGCCTTCTGGGCCATTAGGAATTACAATTTTGTTTGAATGCGTCCAAGGGCCATCGGGAGAATCGGCATAGGCGACGGATACTGGGCAAAAGTCACCACGCAAACCGCTAGCTTCCATAAACGCCTGAAAATACAGGTAATATTTCCCCTTCCATTTCAGAATATCGGTGGTGGTAACCGAGCGCCATCCCGGTTGCGGTTTCTCCGGACGGTGAACTGCAATGCCTTGTTCTTCCCACGTAAATCCATCTTCGGAAGTAGCGTACCAAATGTCCGACAAATCCCAATCACTAGATGGAATAGTATCGTTGGCTTCTTTTGCCCTTGCCATTCCTACAGACTTCACGGGTGTTTTTCGTCCAGTGTACCAAACATAATATTTCCCGTTTTCAAAAATCACTTTGGAAGGATCGCGACGGGTAATAGTCCCATCTCCACCATTGTAATCAAAACCCTTCAGCTCGGTGTATTTAAATTGCGTGTACAGCTCATTTTGTTCGGGACGAATAGAGGAATATGCATCGTAATTTCGCTCAACTGCTGCACTTAACGGGCGGTTTGGCTTTTCCGAGGGTATAAAGAAGGGAAATTCTTCATTACCCGTGGTTTGCTGTTTTTGCTGGCATGAGGCAAGGCAAACACCCAACAACAAACAATAAGTCATCCATTTCATATTTTTTTGTTTTATTGTAGTTAATTATTCCTTGGAAGCTTCTTCTATAAAAGAGCTTTTCATATTTAGGTAGTCAGTACCAGGCGTCCAAGCAAAGCCTTTGGGAGTCCAATCCACACCTGGCACCCAATATTCTCCCCCATATTCATATGCTCCGAGGTCAGGCTTATCGCCTTTGTAACCGCTGGTTATGCCCTTGACGATTCGCCCTTTATCTATCAAAGGAGAACCTTCAATTGGCATGAAAATCTGCTGGATTTCCGTATGAAAAGGGATTTCGGCAAACTGTTCGTTATACTCAAATTCATTGTCGGCCTCAGGGCCAAGGAATTCTTTTTCGTCTACCCTGTATTTTTTGCCATCGCCCGAATGCCACCATGGGCGAATACCAGAAAAGTTATTGTATAAAATATTATCTCTTACATTGGTTTGTTTGCCGTCTCTTTTGGGCACCCAGCTATCAATGACTGACTGCTCAGGGACCTTTCCGACATTCCAAAAAGTATTGTTGTAAATTTCATTTTTGAGCGCATTCCAGTTAAAATGCAAACCACCCCATTCTACATCCCAAACCACGTTGTGATGTACTATATATCCCGCAGCATTATTGTCGAGGTAAATTCCTGTTGCTTTTTTCCCAGCATGTTCAGCTCCATAGGCATCATGAAACCAGTTGTGGTGCAATTCTATATTTCGAGGGATACTTCTTCCTGTCACGTAAAACAGACCGCCATCAGCTCCTGAAATCAAACATTTTTGAACATGGTTATAGGCAAATTCGCTGTCATCTCCGGTCACCTTTACACCATCTCGGGCAGAGCCGTAAAAAGAGTTTTTGATGATTTTATTGCGAGCTCCACTGCTGTTAAGCAAATGTGCATGCAACCCGATGGTATTGAAATATTGAACAATGCAATTTTCAACCAAGTTGTCTTCCGCTTGGTGACTCAGAAAAATTCCGTTGAGCGTACCGTTTTCTAATACGCATTTTTCAATAACGTTGTAGTCTCCATCCAGAACTTGGATAGCAGCATCTGGCAATGCTGCACCTTTTAGGTTAGTGATCAATCTTTCAGTCCCATGCTTTACCATGCAATTGGCAACTTTGTTGTGATCGCCTTTAATGGTCAGCATCCCACCAAAAAAATTCAAGCCCTCAAGGTGAATGTAATTAGTAGTAATTTTTGCCGTATTGCCGCGGGTAGCTACTTCCACAAGGTCGTCTTTTGGCAGGTTGCCATCTGGAGCATAAAAATAAAGTTCTTTGCTACTTGAATCATAATACCATTCTCGTGGTGCATCTAATGCTTCCAGTTTGTTCATTAGATAAAAAATGCCCCTATGCCCGTTTTCAAACCGACCTGGGTGGTGGGTTGTACCAAAAGGCCATTTTTTTGGTAAAGTTTCAAAGTAAATTCTATCCAAATCGCTTTCATAATCGGTAATGGTGCGTTCCCAACTACAACCGCTATGAGACCCTAGGTAATGAATGATTCCACCCGTCCAGTCAATATCAGGAATTTCATTGTTACTGATATACGACATTGACCATGTTCCCTTTTCCTTGCTGATATATTTGGCATCCAACGAATATTCGTTGTTGTCGGAATCGTTTGGCCAGCGGGCAATCTGCATTTTCTGACTATTGTAATACACATTATTGCCATCGCCCAAGGATAAGTCTAACCCCGAAACCTTATAAATATTTCCAGTGTGCTTTTCCCATCCATCTAGCTTCTCCGTAGCAGATATAACAACAATATCATCCTCGTAGCGGGTGAATGTAATAGGTTTGCCAGCACTTCCTGAATTCTTAGGGTTGATTGTTTCCCGATACGTTCCTTCATGGATATAACAGATATCGCCAGCAGCCATTATTTCCGCCGCTTGGCTTATAGTTTTAAAAGGATTGGCAAGCGAGCCATCTCCCTCAGCGGTATTGTCACCATCTACATGGTATTCACTTGGAGATTGAGATGCGTTCTTCGAACAAGCGCTTAATAATACGATGAGTAGTAGTAGTTGGGTAATTTGCTTCATGATAATTTTTTATTGATTTTGTTTTTACTCAACTAATGTAATCAGCCATACCGAATAGCCCTTTACACTAGTCGAATAAAAAATAACACAGGCGTTTAAAACTCAAAAGTCAAATCAATGATAATAGGCTCATCGTCGTTGCACAAATAGATTTCAGAGTTTCCTTGTGGCCCCATTGTATCACCTGTTTGGAACTTGGTCCCTATGGCAGGGATGTTTTTCACAAAAGAAATATCTCCAATTGGAAATTCAGGAGAAACCCTTTTATTAGGATCTTTACTTGGGTTTTCAGGAGTAAGCATACGCAAAAAGGTATGGTTTGATCGACAATACACGGTAAACCCGTTGTTGTTCTTGCCTTTCACCTTCGCCCAATACAAACTTGAAAAAAAGCCTTTAAACTCGGGGTACACAAATCCAGATTCACCGGTAATCGTATTATTGTAATCGTTCTCCCATACCTGAAACTTCGTCCCTTTCATTCGGTTACGCCACACTCGGTAAGGGCCATCACCTAGCCATTTCATCCCGCTAACTTCTGACTCAGGGAATGAAAAAGTAATTCCCTTTACGCCTTTCAGTAGTTTTTTCCCCTTTATCTCCACCCATAGGTCAAGTTTGCCATTCGAATGAATAGTCCATTTTATAATATCTGAACTGTATTCTTTATGGGAAGCCCAACCAGGCGATTTATCCGATTCTTCAAACACTACTTTAATCTCTACCTTTTCTTTTGATGGAGTTACTGTTAGCTCTTCTATTTTGTCTTTATGATCAAAAATGATGGGCCCATTGTTGAATGGAATCAATTGGCTTCCCTTTTTTACTTCTTGCAACAACCCTGTTTTTTCGGAAAACTGAAAATCAATCCCGTTTGCCTTCACTTTTATCACTCCGTCTTTTGTCTCCGAAACCAGCTCGTCCCCTCCCGAATAGTCAACCTTTGGTTTGCTCAGCTGCTTCGGCATTTTTACAGGATAAGTCCATGTGAAAATTTCCATTCCATGAGGGTCAACTGCTGTCAGGTGCAATGCATCGGCAGACTGCCAATTTTGGGGCAACCCAATGTTGAAACTTCCTTTCATACTAGGGGCAAGCGATGGAAGCTCCACCGTGTTTTCCGAAATGACAGAAGGTGCTAGTGAACCGTCTGGTCCATCAAATTGCACCCACTTGGCTGTCATTGTACATGCAGAAAGGTTGGTAAAATGATAGCGGTTTTCTACCCTAAATATTCCATTAAAACCTTCGCGGACAAACCTATCTTCTATATAGATTGGCGACCATACTTCTTTGATGGTAAAGTAACTCGCCTCTTTCTCTCCGTAAGGACCTACAATTCCGTCTGCGGCATGGTTACCGTCCGTGTCCAACGCACCATTTTTATCGGTACGCACTACGGCTTCATCGGCAAAGTCCCAGAGAAAACCACCTGCTGCCAAAGGCATATTCCAAATTTGCTTCCAATAATCGTCTAATCCAGCACCATGCCCGCCGTCGTACAAGCCATGCAAGAACTCGGTGGGGAAATAAATCTTGTCCTTCGCATAAGTATCGTAAGCGAAAATCTGGTAACGAGGATAATGCATCGTATTGGTTTTCCTGAAAATATTCCAAGGATGGATCACCTCACGTTGCTGAATATCCCATTTGGCATAATCATCGTCTAGCTCCGTATTCCAACCAGTTTCGTTTCCATTTGCCCAAAGCAATATGGAAGGATGATTCACGTCCCGCGCTACTGTCTCTTTCACAATTTTTCGCCCTACTTTGGTGTCCAAATGTGGGCTATGCCAAGTACATACTTCGTCTATCACAAATAAGCCCAAAGAATCGCAAACATCCAAGAAATGAACATCTGGCGGATAATGAGACATCCGCACGGCATTCATGTTCATGTCCTTCATCATTTTCGCATGTTCAATACTTAGTTCTTTCGAAGTGGTTCGCCCAGAGCTTGGGTAAAAAGAATGGCGATTTACCCCTTTGAATTTGATGCGCTGGCCATTTACATAAATACCATCTCCTTCCCTTACCTCCACCGTTCTGAAGCCAATGCGCTGAGTGGTTTTATGCAGCACTTTTCCTTTCTTATCCAACAACTCAAAAGCCAATTGGTACAAATTGGGTTGCTCAGGATTCCATGTTTTGATGTCAGTAGCCTTGCTTGAGAGAGACCATTTTCCTTCTTGTTTGTCAAGATTGGCCAGGCTAAGCGACTGAATTAATTTCCCATCCAAATTTTGCAAAGAAAGCCTTAGGTTTTGAGCGGAAGGAGCATTTACAAAAACATCCGCTTTGATATCTCCCGAAGCCTTGGCGTCAACAGCTACTCTTTCGATGTGTTCTTTGGGAGAAGCCTGCAAATAAACAGGTCGGTAGATACCTCCAAAAATCCAGAAATCAGCTTTCCGCTCCGCATGGTTGATCGACTCGTTTGATGAAGCCTTGTTTACTTTCACCTCTATCAAGTTTTCCTTTCCATATTTCAGCAGCTTAGAAATGTCGTATTTGAATTCATAAAAGGCACCTTGATGAACCTCTCCCGCCAACTTTCCATTTATTTTCACTTCCGCATCGGTCATCACTCCTTCAAACACAATCTTCACATTTCTCGATTTCCATTCAGCAGGAACATTGAAGGTATGCTTATACAGCCCATGCTCGTTCAAGCGACCTTCAAAATCATCGTGCCCGTAATCGTACTGCCCAAACCCTTGCAATTCCCAACACGAAGGCACGCCGATTTTGGTCCATTTGCCGCTTTCGTTACCCGCCGAGCAGAAAAAGTCCCATTCCACCATGTCGTCCTTGCTAGTACCCGACAGGTATTTTATGTTAGTTAATTGAGTTTCCCCAACGGTTGGTTGGGCATAAAGAGTTGTCATTGAAATTAGTTGGAAAATCATCCAACTGAGCAAAAGTTGAGTTTTGATATTTTTCATTATAAGGAGGTGTTTATTTCAAAATGATTGGGAAAGTCCGAAATCCTTCTTAAAGGAAGCATCTCCATTGTAATTTCACTAACTTTAACGCCGCTTTAACGGTAGCTATAACGGTTCTTAATAGCCCTAAAATCACCAAAAACCCAATTTTCAATTGACTCCAACTAAATGCTCTCTAAGGAAAAAAAACTGGAAATAACGAAGAAAACCACAGAAAGCAGCACTTTCAAAAATGCCCCCACCAGCATCGCTCTTTTGCAATACTTGGTAAATGCCAATATTGACGAGCATTTTCTGAAAGAAGGCATCATTGATATGGAGTTTTTTGGAGGTAGCCCCAGTTCCGATAAAAGCAACCCAAGGGTAAGGGTGAATATCTATAACCTTCGCAAAAAGCTTAAAAGCTATTATGAAAAAGAGGGGGCAAATGAGGCATGGCAGATAAAAATAGACAAAGGGCAGTATAGCGTTCGGTTTGAAAAGCAAGGCCTTCGGCAAGCCAAATTTCTTCCCAAGTACCCAACTTACAAACACTTGCTGCCTTATGTGCTTTTGCTTGTGATTGCTGGCGCATGGGTTATTTCCACCCTCCCCAAAAGCAAACCTTTGATTTGGAAAGGCTTCTTCGATAACCAACATACAACCAACCTCTACATTGGCGATGCCTTTGGATATGGGGGAAAAACCATATCGGGGTTGGGTGGCTGGACACGCAACTTCCAGATCAACAGCTTAGATGAATATTATGCGCTACTGGAAGAAAAGCCAGAACTTAAGGAACAAACAAGCCCGTTAGATTTCAATTATTCCACCCGAATGGCCGAAAATGCAACTCATTCCCTCGCTCGTTTTTTTACCCGATGGGAGCACGACTTTGAAATCAAGTATGCTACTAAAACATCCTTTTCAGACATAAAAAAAGGAAATACCATTTATGTAGGTAGGTTTCTCAACCAAAAGGATTTTGTGTACCTGTTCAATGAAGCCAATTCTTACTTTAGTATTGAAGATAAAAAAATAGCGTTCAAAGGGCACAAAACGATAAGCGATACCACGATTGTCATCAGCCAAACTGGAACCGATTTGGACTATACCATCGTATCTAGAATTCCCGGACCAAATGACACCGAGCAGTTTTTCTTTTTCTCCAATCATGATATTGGCGTGATGGCAACGGTAGAATACTTCACCAACCCCGATTCCCTAAAAGCTTTCACCCAAAAACACCTACAAAACAGCCCTTATTTTACAGCAATATACAAGGTCAAAGGCAAAGAGCGGATCAACCTCAAACTAGAACCTTTGGTGGTAGCGCCGATGTAGAATTTGCTAATTATTTTTACTATTTTAGTTGTTATGATGAACCGATGGTCTCGCTGCGAGCGAGGCCATCGATAGGTTACATCATGTTCCATTAAATGAATAAACTCATGGACAAAAGAACCACACTGTTAATCCCAGGCAACTACTATCATATTTATAACAGAGGAATTAATAGGCAGCATGTATTCTTTGAGGAAAGGAACTATTCATATTTTTTAGGAAAATATACCAAATTTGTCCATGGGTTTGCCAAGACTTTCGCCTATTGTTTACTAAAAAACCACTACCACCTACTCGTACAAATAAGAGAAGAAAAAGAGCTACTAAAACTCATTCATAAAAACCAAGAAAAGCCTTTGTCTTGGCATACCAGTAATGCCTTCTCTAGTTTCTTGCAAGGATATGTACAAGGGATAAATAAAACTCATGGAAGATCTGGGGCACTCTTTGAAGAACCATTTAAAAGGATGGAAGTACTGGATGAAGTATATTTTACCCAATTAGTCGTCTATATCCATACAAATCCTCAGAAACATCAACTCATCTCTGACTTTAGAAATTATCCACATTCTTCTTACCATGCACACCTTACGGAAAAGAAAACAAAACTTTGCAGAGAGGACGTTTTGAGTTGGTTTGGAGGCGAAGAAGCATACATACAAGCACATGCTACTAACAATACTTCTGCATCCTCAGAAAAATGGATGTTGGAATAGCTAAAAGCGACAAAATCGATGGCCTCGCTCCGAGCGAGACCATCGCTATCCCCCGCTCAATTGATCAACCTCAAACTAGAACCTTTGGTGGTTGCGCCGATGTAGGGAAAATGGAATTATAAAACATACCTGTCTTTTTAAAATATCTCTTGTAACAAAATTCCCACAACTCTTTCAATAATTTGACGTAAACCTTCAAAAGCTCTACCACTTTGCATTAGAGCAAAAAGAGAGTATGTTATTTACTGTCTAACAATCAATTTTTCTCTACGCAATTTTGATCATTAAAAACTGATTCTATGAAACAGAAATTCTTATTGCTGTATTTTTTGACATGTTCTACTTGTGTTATTGCCCAAAGTCAAGATAAAAAAATCATTGGAAAAATATTTTCACAACAGACCTCTGAACCTATATCGCTCGTCACCATACAGATTAGCTCTGAAAAAACAGGAGTGGTTTCCGATAACCAAGGAAATTTTGAAATTATCATCCCCGCAAATCTTTTAAATGATACGCTTTTAATCTCCCATGTTGGGTATATGAATCGTAAAATAAAAATTGAAACCCTCCCAAATAACTTCGAAATTTTCTTAGAAGAGGATACAATTAAACTTAATGATGTAAATGTCGAGGATTATAGAAAACCTGAACCTTTCGCTACCATGAAAGGCATTAGAAAAGCTAAAAAATACAATAAGCCCTTGTTCTATAAAATTTCACTAGACAGTGCTATTCGTAAAGCTGAGCTAGAGCAAAAGCACGTACTTTTATATTTTACAACAGAATGGTGCGGCCCTTGCAACTTTTTACAAGTAAAGGTTTTTCCCGATAGTGTGGTAAGGGAAATACTTGTAGAAAAGTATATCCCGCTAAAGTATGACGGCGATGCTCTGACAAGTGAAAAGATTAAAAAAGAATTTCAAATTGTAGGATACCCAACATTCATAGTAATTGACGATCAAAAACAAATAAGAAAAAAGAAGTTCGGTGGCGTTAAAAACAAAGATGAATTTTTAACATTTCTACAAGAAGATCTTTCTGAAACTCCAGTTGAAATAAGCGAAGAAGAAATACATGCTAAGGCTTTTAAGAAAAAAGCATATCCTCCTTTTA
It encodes:
- a CDS encoding helix-turn-helix domain-containing protein produces the protein MLSKEKKLEITKKTTESSTFKNAPTSIALLQYLVNANIDEHFLKEGIIDMEFFGGSPSSDKSNPRVRVNIYNLRKKLKSYYEKEGANEAWQIKIDKGQYSVRFEKQGLRQAKFLPKYPTYKHLLPYVLLLVIAGAWVISTLPKSKPLIWKGFFDNQHTTNLYIGDAFGYGGKTISGLGGWTRNFQINSLDEYYALLEEKPELKEQTSPLDFNYSTRMAENATHSLARFFTRWEHDFEIKYATKTSFSDIKKGNTIYVGRFLNQKDFVYLFNEANSYFSIEDKKIAFKGHKTISDTTIVISQTGTDLDYTIVSRIPGPNDTEQFFFFSNHDIGVMATVEYFTNPDSLKAFTQKHLQNSPYFTAIYKVKGKERINLKLEPLVVAPM
- a CDS encoding carboxypeptidase-like regulatory domain-containing protein, with protein sequence MKQKFLLLYFLTCSTCVIAQSQDKKIIGKIFSQQTSEPISLVTIQISSEKTGVVSDNQGNFEIIIPANLLNDTLLISHVGYMNRKIKIETLPNNFEIFLEEDTIKLNDVNVEDYRKPEPFATMKGIRKAKKYNKPLFYKISLDSAIRKAELEQKHVLLYFTTEWCGPCNFLQVKVFPDSVVREILVEKYIPLKYDGDALTSEKIKKEFQIVGYPTFIVIDDQKQIRKKKFGGVKNKDEFLTFLQEDLSETPVEISEEEIHAKAFKKKAYPPFKPNLGVDFGANINEKGGGVSSSFFVSMEKKRYLIRPKINYSVTHFGDTKAKFLNIPVDLGFSFYKGMLFSLPGGFNSIISPYYGLILNDINSDSKNDYGLRYGVECYVGGDSKIGMALFYNHGMKDIVFADQIYQNRNLTLSVFFMLSR
- a CDS encoding family 43 glycosylhydrolase, which translates into the protein MTYCLLLGVCLASCQQKQQTTGNEEFPFFIPSEKPNRPLSAAVERNYDAYSSIRPEQNELYTQFKYTELKGFDYNGGDGTITRRDPSKVIFENGKYYVWYTGRKTPVKSVGMARAKEANDTIPSSDWDLSDIWYATSEDGFTWEEQGIAVHRPEKPQPGWRSVTTTDILKWKGKYYLYFQAFMEASGLRGDFCPVSVAYADSPDGPWTHSNKIVIPNGPEGSWDQYSIHDPYPLVHDGKIYLYYKGDFDKRPELKPSKIRMQGLAIAEDPLGPFEKHPLNPVINSGHETTLFPFKEGVAAIVQRDGQEHNTIQYAKDWVNFEIASITELLPVAAGPFVPDAFTDTKDGRGITWGISHIINAGGDWKNNHTILLRFDCDLSLDVDDQGMKDHHMNYSPEFHYTHRLSSKQLKRIQRENNKLKE
- a CDS encoding right-handed parallel beta-helix repeat-containing protein, giving the protein MKQITQLLLLIVLLSACSKNASQSPSEYHVDGDNTAEGDGSLANPFKTISQAAEIMAAGDICYIHEGTYRETINPKNSGSAGKPITFTRYEDDIVVISATEKLDGWEKHTGNIYKVSGLDLSLGDGNNVYYNSQKMQIARWPNDSDNNEYSLDAKYISKEKGTWSMSYISNNEIPDIDWTGGIIHYLGSHSGCSWERTITDYESDLDRIYFETLPKKWPFGTTHHPGRFENGHRGIFYLMNKLEALDAPREWYYDSSSKELYFYAPDGNLPKDDLVEVATRGNTAKITTNYIHLEGLNFFGGMLTIKGDHNKVANCMVKHGTERLITNLKGAALPDAAIQVLDGDYNVIEKCVLENGTLNGIFLSHQAEDNLVENCIVQYFNTIGLHAHLLNSSGARNKIIKNSFYGSARDGVKVTGDDSEFAYNHVQKCLISGADGGLFYVTGRSIPRNIELHHNWFHDAYGAEHAGKKATGIYLDNNAAGYIVHHNVVWDVEWGGLHFNWNALKNEIYNNTFWNVGKVPEQSVIDSWVPKRDGKQTNVRDNILYNNFSGIRPWWHSGDGKKYRVDEKEFLGPEADNEFEYNEQFAEIPFHTEIQQIFMPIEGSPLIDKGRIVKGITSGYKGDKPDLGAYEYGGEYWVPGVDWTPKGFAWTPGTDYLNMKSSFIEEASKE
- a CDS encoding glycoside hydrolase family 2 TIM barrel-domain containing protein — protein: MKNIKTQLLLSWMIFQLISMTTLYAQPTVGETQLTNIKYLSGTSKDDMVEWDFFCSAGNESGKWTKIGVPSCWELQGFGQYDYGHDDFEGRLNEHGLYKHTFNVPAEWKSRNVKIVFEGVMTDAEVKINGKLAGEVHQGAFYEFKYDISKLLKYGKENLIEVKVNKASSNESINHAERKADFWIFGGIYRPVYLQASPKEHIERVAVDAKASGDIKADVFVNAPSAQNLRLSLQNLDGKLIQSLSLANLDKQEGKWSLSSKATDIKTWNPEQPNLYQLAFELLDKKGKVLHKTTQRIGFRTVEVREGDGIYVNGQRIKFKGVNRHSFYPSSGRTTSKELSIEHAKMMKDMNMNAVRMSHYPPDVHFLDVCDSLGLFVIDEVCTWHSPHLDTKVGRKIVKETVARDVNHPSILLWANGNETGWNTELDDDYAKWDIQQREVIHPWNIFRKTNTMHYPRYQIFAYDTYAKDKIYFPTEFLHGLYDGGHGAGLDDYWKQIWNMPLAAGGFLWDFADEAVVRTDKNGALDTDGNHAADGIVGPYGEKEASYFTIKEVWSPIYIEDRFVREGFNGIFRVENRYHFTNLSACTMTAKWVQFDGPDGSLAPSVISENTVELPSLAPSMKGSFNIGLPQNWQSADALHLTAVDPHGMEIFTWTYPVKMPKQLSKPKVDYSGGDELVSETKDGVIKVKANGIDFQFSEKTGLLQEVKKGSQLIPFNNGPIIFDHKDKIEELTVTPSKEKVEIKVVFEESDKSPGWASHKEYSSDIIKWTIHSNGKLDLWVEIKGKKLLKGVKGITFSFPESEVSGMKWLGDGPYRVWRNRMKGTKFQVWENDYNNTITGESGFVYPEFKGFFSSLYWAKVKGKNNNGFTVYCRSNHTFLRMLTPENPSKDPNKRVSPEFPIGDISFVKNIPAIGTKFQTGDTMGPQGNSEIYLCNDDEPIIIDLTFEF